The DNA segment AATAGCAAGTTCTCTCTTTGCCTCCTCCACCATATCTGAACAATGGACCAAGTTACGCACTGCGCGACCATCGATGTTCGCAAGGTCATATGAATCAAGTGTGAGGTCGCCACGGATGGTACCCACATCGCTGGTTAGTGGCTCTGTGCCTCCAACGATCTTCTTTACAATACCGACTGCCTGGTTACCCTCCCATGCCATGATGACGACTGGTGAGCAAGTGAGAAAATCAAGAAGTCCATTGAGGACATCACGACCATATGCTACCGCCTCCTTTGCAGGTGTACCACCTTCGCTAAGTATTCGGTCAACCGTACGCTGTCCTACCTTTGTGCACCATGCGTCGTCCTTTCCATAATGTGTTGCAGCCTGCTCTCGTGTTGCCACAATGAACTTCATACCGATCATCTTGAGACCTGAGCGCTCAATACGCTCAACAACCTCACCTGTAAGTCCGCGCTGTACGCCATCGGGTTTTACTATCACAAACGTACGCTCATAGCGTGGATGATTCTTGTCCATACTCAATAAAAATGAAATGTTAATATCGGAATGATAGCATGCCAAACTGTTTACGCAATCGAGTTTGACAAGAGCACCACACTCCCCTAGTCTGAGTATAGACTGCACTTCTTCGGAGTTTTTAATGTGCCACACGCACAACCACCACGACAGTACAGAGCCTCGTCGCTATACCATTGTCCTTCTCTTGGCTGCCCTCATCTTCATCATGGAGATGTTCGTTGGCAGTCGCTCCCATAGTCTTGCGCTTGTCGGCGATGCCTGGCATGTTCTCGCGGACGCAGGAGCAATAGGGCTCGCACTCGGAATCGCGCTCTTTGTGCGTAACAAAGAGCCACATCACGTCGCGAACATCAGGAAGTATGGTGCATACATTCAAGGCGGACTGCTCTATTACGTCTGCTTCTGGATGTTCAAAGAGGCCATTGAGCGACTCCAAGCGCCGAAAGTCCTTGATCTCGGCTGGGTCATCACCATTGCCACTCTCGGCACAGTGGGCAACTGGCTGCAGCACCGCATTGTGACCAAAGATCACGGAGCTGACAATATCACCAAGCGCGCGCTCGACGTGCACATACTCTCCGATCTTGCACAGAGCGTTGCCGTCGTCATGGGTACGTTGCTCATCGTTTGGACCAAACTACCCATCATCGACCCAATCCTCTCCTTTGGCATTGCCATCTGGATGAGCATCTGGACGACACAAATCGTTCGCGCTGCAGGAAAAACTCAAAGTCACTGTTGCACACATCAACACTAGCTTCTTGCGAGAGACTTCGTCTCTCGCTTTTTTATAATAAAAACTCAAGGCAGCCACCTTGAGTTTTCAATTATGTTTTCTATTTTACCGCAGAAGGACCATCATACATCATCCTTCCTTTATACGCTTGCTGCATATAATCAAAGAGTTTTACACTTTCATTCGGCATGACGTTATCATTCATGATCTTCTTTGAAAGCATAATACCCTTTATCGCATCGAGTGCATCCGCATATTCCTGTGGCATACTCTCAAGCTGCACTTCCTTTGGCGCAAATACAGCATTTGATGGGAGGCGATGCAAATACTCCATGAAATGATCCATGTTCGGAATCTTCACCCGCGCAGCAATCTGCTCACGAATATACTGTGGAATCATACGCTCTGCTGCTGCACTCTTTTCATCAATTGAAAGTGCATCCCATCCTTTCTCAAGTGTTGCTATTTCAGCAGTGGACACTGACAGTGGGCTCGTTGAGGCTTCCTCGACTACTGCTGCAGCACGAGCTCCTGTTGGAATAGGCTGAGCAGCGACGCTTTCATGCAATCCAGAATGTTGATGTTCTTTCAAGTAGCGAGCAATCTTTTCTGCATCAACCGTTCCATTACCAACGTATTTCTGCATATCCTCACCATCCAGACCAAGCGCCTTGAAATGCTCTGGCTTTGCAGTACGAAGGAAGTTCGCGTATGCATTAACCTGCACGCCCTCACCATCCTTTGCAAGCTCTGGAAAACGCTTCTGCATAATAGGCATCAGTTTTGCGAGTGCCTCATCGGTAGAATGCACGGTCTCAACGTGCGGAACCACCTCTACTCCTGGACGCGTTGCCGTATACGCTTTGCGTAACTTATCTGCCTCTGCAACACGCTGCGCATTATTATCTACGTAGTCCTTGATACTTTCATCAAGAGGACGAGTTCTTACCGCGGCCGCCTCATCAAGCGCTCGCTCACCGTTACGGACAATCTCTGCGCCCGCCGCTCGATGTGCAAGTACGCGCTCCTGTTCAGTAAGCACACGTTTAATATAGAGTTCTGCAGTCTCCCCCGTCTTTGGTCGAATGCCCGAGCTCTCACGCAATGAGTTCATATAGTCTCGTAGACCCATACGTGTACGCGACTCTGCAATGAGCCCCTGACGTTTTGTCAGCAAGCTTTCAGCTGAGGTATCTTTAAGTCCATGTACGCGTCGGAGAGGATCGCCTTCCCATTCTCGCGTATGATCACGACCGAAGATTCCTTTCTTTCCGAAGATACCCTCAAGGCTCTTTTGCATCTTATTCTGAGCAGCCGCAGCGAACTCTGGCACAACCTCACCCTTTGGAGTAGGAGCATAATCTCCATCTTTAGGAAGCACCCATGGCCTTGGTGGACCATACTGTGTGTGCACCGTTTGTCCCGGAAGCACCGAAGGCCTTGGCATACGTGGCGCCTCTCCCTCCCCAGGAAGAACACTCGCGCGCGGAGCACGGACCGTTTGTCCAGCAACAGTTTCTGCATGTGCACCCGCACCACCTCCAATTTTCAGCTCAGTGACCTGATGATGGAGTTTTGAAAGATCAATCTGTTCGCCGACGCGAATCACATTCGCATTGCCACTTGAAATCCCCATGAGCTTCAATTTCTCAGGAGAAAGATGCTTCACAAGATTCGCAATTGCAACCTCCTGATCGTGGCCAGCGAGTTTCGCCACCTCTGGGAATT comes from the Candidatus Paceibacterota bacterium genome and includes:
- a CDS encoding nucleoside-diphosphate kinase, with product MDKNHPRYERTFVIVKPDGVQRGLTGEVVERIERSGLKMIGMKFIVATREQAATHYGKDDAWCTKVGQRTVDRILSEGGTPAKEAVAYGRDVLNGLLDFLTCSPVVIMAWEGNQAVGIVKKIVGGTEPLTSDVGTIRGDLTLDSYDLANIDGRAVRNLVHCSDMVEEAKRELAIWFKPEELINWKSIQERMLYDVNLDGIIE
- a CDS encoding cation diffusion facilitator family transporter: MCHTHNHHDSTEPRRYTIVLLLAALIFIMEMFVGSRSHSLALVGDAWHVLADAGAIGLALGIALFVRNKEPHHVANIRKYGAYIQGGLLYYVCFWMFKEAIERLQAPKVLDLGWVITIATLGTVGNWLQHRIVTKDHGADNITKRALDVHILSDLAQSVAVVMGTLLIVWTKLPIIDPILSFGIAIWMSIWTTQIVRAAGKTQSHCCTHQH